TCGGAACAAGGTGCCGCCATTCAGATCCAGAGAGTTGCCGCTGCCCGTAAAATCGATGTTAAAAAAGTGAAAGAACTTGTAGCTATGAATACCCTGAAACCATTTATGGGTGTTTTTGGTCCTTCATCGGTAAATGTGCTAAAATTAAATCTTGCCCTTGATGAGCTTAATTAACAGAATCGTCATTGCGAGAAAGCTTTTTCAGCCGACGAAGAAATCTTTATCGCACTGGTCGCTAGCATGAAAGATTGCTTCGTCGTTCCTCTTCGCAATGACGACATTTCTTAGGTATCTGTTATCCTGAACTTATCGAAAGACAAAAAGTTGTTCTTTTTAATGATTAAAAGGTCTTCTACAAACTCAGATTGACAACAATTTAAGTAAACAATTTCCCAAACAATAACAATGGTAACGTTTTAAGGTCTGGTGTCAACAAGCCAGGGCCTTAGGCTTTGCCCAATACGAAACAATCAGATAAAATGAAAAAAATACTGTTACTTGCTGCTACACTTACAACAGGATTCTTTGCTAAAGCACAAGAAGAACCAAAAATTAAAGTAAGCGGTTATCTTGAAGCCTATTACGGATACGATTTTAATAAATCTGCAGACCATAACCGCCCAGGCTTTATTTATTCCCACAACCGCGCAAACGAAGTAAACCTGAACCTTGGTTTTATCAAGGCAGCTTACGATAGTGGAAATATCCGCGCCAACTTAGCGGTAATGGCCGGAACTTATGCCAATGCCAATCTTACTGCTGAGCCAGGAGTTTTGAAAAATATCTTTGAGGCCAATGCAGGTGTGAAATTATCCAAAACAGAAAATCTTTGGATTGATGCCGGAATCTTTTCTTCGCACATCGGTTTCGAAAGTGCGGTTTCGAAAGATTGTTGGGTGCTTACCCGAAATATTTCTTCAGAAAATACACCTTACTATGAATCGGGCGCGAAAATTACTTATGGTACCAAAGATGGTAAATTTACGGCTACCGCATTGTACTTAAACGGATGGCAGCGCATTACCCGCCAGAATGGAAATAATAAACCTGCAGGCGGACTTCAGCTAACCTGGAAACCAACAGACAAGATCACGGTAAACTACAGTAATTATCTTGGAACTGAAGGCGCTGATTCGGTTAGGGTAAACAGGTTTTACCACAACGTTTACGGTATCTTTCAGGTTACTGATAAATTTGGTGTAACCCTTGGATTTGACTATGGAACTCAACAGAAACAAAAAGGCAGTGATGATAAAAACGAGGTGATCTCACCTGTGGCAATACTTCAATATAAATTTGCACCTAAATGGGCTGTTGCCGGAAGATTTGAATATTATGAAGATAAAAACGGGGTTTTTATTGCAACAGGCACGCCACAAGGTTTTAAAACCAAAGGTTATTCCTTAAATCTTGATTATTCGCCAATAGCCAATGCCGTTGTACGGCTAGAAGGAAAAGCCTATGATAGTAAAGATAAAATTTTTGCAAGAGAGGGGGCAGCGGTTAACGCCAATGCTAGCCTAACAGCAAGTATTGCGGTATCGTTTTAATACGCGGTTCGTCATTCCCAACTTAATTGGTAATGACGATTACTCATTAAGATTTGTCACCCTTGAGCTTGTCGAAGAACTAGCCAAAATGTATGGTAAAGCATTTCGACAGGCTCTCCGTAGGAGTCCTTTGGACAACGTGACTAGAATAATTTTAATATTAAAAGAATGCATCCTTATATAGAAATATTGTTCAGTCTGTTTTTAGCAACCTCTGGAATGCTGATGATCAGAAAACTCAGTTCATTAAAAAGGAGAAGAACATCCAACGTAAAGAACAGTTACGCAACAGAAAAACAGATCAAACTGATTTCCAAAAAGATTTCACTTAAATTTACGATGGTTTTATTCGCCCTTATTATGATTGTTGCCATCACCATATTAATAGAAAAAGGAATAATGACTGTTACCTGGTAAAGATCATGGAAGAAGAACAAAAGGAAGAATCGGTTAAACACTTTTTAGATCTGGTTAAAAAATCCAGGCGTGGAAAGCTCAAAATCTATATCGGCATGAGTGCTGGTGTGGGTAAAACTTATCGTATGCTTCAGGAATCGCATGCACTGCTGCGAAATGGCGTAGATATTTGCATCGGTTATGTTGAAACCCACAAAAGAGCAGAAACAGAGGCCCTCGTTGCCGGCCTTCCTGTCATTCCAAGGCGCAAAATTTTCTATCGGGGTAAGGAAATCGAAGAGATGGATCTTAAAGGAATTATAAACCGCCATCCGGAGATTGTTATTGTCGATGAACTTGCCCATACCAATGCTGAAGGCAGCAAAAACACTAAACGCTGGCAGGATGTTTTCGATCTGCTTGAGGCAGGGATCAGCGTAATCTCGGCCGTAAATATCCAGCACCTGGAAAGCATTAATGAAGAAATTGAGCAGATTACGGGTATAGCTGTTACCGAACGCATCCCAGATAAGATACTGGAAATTGCCGACGAGATCGTAAACATCGACCTTACGGCTGACGAATTGGTTACCCGCCTTAAAGAGGGTAAAATTTACGATCAATCTAAAATCGAAAGGGCATTGGGCAATTTTTTTCAGTCAGATAAAATTCTTCAGCTGCGCGAGCTGGCCTTAAAAGAGGTGGTACACCAGGTAGAACGGAAAATCCAGACCGAAATTCCCAAATCGATTAAACTTAGACCCGAACGCTTTTTGGCCTGTATTTCTTCTAATGCCGAAACTGCAGGAGTGGTAATCCGGAAAACAGCAAGACTGGCTTCGTATTACCGATCACCTTGGATCGTGCTGTATGTGCAGAGCGATAGTGAAAGCATGGAACGCATTAAACTGGATAAGCAACGCCATCTGATTAACCATTTTAAACTGGCTACCGAGCTTGGGGCCGAAGTGATCAAAGTGAAAAGTAATGCGATAACCAAAACCATCATTGATATTGCAAACGAAAAAGAAATTACGACCATTTGTATTGGCAAACCCCATCTTAATATTTTTCAGGTTATTATGCGTACTGCGGTTTTTAATGGTTTATTGAAAAATTTAGCAATGAAAGACATCGATCTGGTGATTCTATCTTAAATAAAAATGACTGATCACATCATTCTCGAATAATCAAAACCATATCCCTTTATATTGGGTTGAAATAATAACGTGATATGGAAAAAGGATACTAAACGTTTGATTAATTTTATCGTAAACATTATTTAAAAATCAAAGAATGGATTTACAGTTAAAGAATAAAACAGCTTTTATAAGCGGTTCTACCGCTGGTATAGGATTCGCAATTGCCGAAAGTTTATTAAAAGAAGGTGTAAAAGTAATTATCAATGGCCGGTCGCAAAGCAGCGTAGACGATGCCGTGAAATCGTTGCAAGGTATTGCCGGGAACGAATTTATTTCGGGCATTGCCGCTGATTTTTCGAAGGCAGATGAGGTAAGTAATTTGATTGATAAACTACCAGAGATAGATATACTGATCAATAACGCAGGCATTTTTGAACCTAAAGCTTTTGAAGAGATCAGTGATGAAGATTGGTTTAGGTTTTTCGAAGTCAACGTAATGAGCGGAATCAGGTTATCACGACAGCTATTCCCTAAGATGTTAAAGAAAAATTGGGGTAGGATTATTTTTATCTCCAGCGAATCGGCTGTGTTTATCCCGGATGAAATGATCCACTATGGTATGACTAAAACGGCACAACTGGCGGTTAGCCGTGGCTTGGCAGAATTAACTCAAGGTACCGAGGTAACTGTCAATTCAATTTTGCCCGGCCCTACAAAATCAAAAGGGGTTGGCGGTTTTATTGAAGATTTAGCCAAAAATGGAAATATTACCATTGCTGAGGTAGAGGCCGATTTCTTTAAGAACATGCGGCCTACTTCATTATTGCAACGCTTTCTTGATGTGAGTGAAATTGCAAATGCAGTTACTTTTTATGTAAGTCCGTTAGCCTCGGGAACCAATGGGGCTGCCATTAGGGTAGAAGGCGGTTTAGTGAGATCGATATTGTAGTATGTTATAGCTGATTTGGGAGCCTATAGGTACGCTAATGAACTTTTAATTTTTAGACGCTAAAAAAGACTTCTAATAATAATGATGTGCAAAAAATATATTTTTTTGCTGCACATAGGGGTAAGTGTTGTATTTGTTGTCTCATTTTAAAATTAGACAGAAATGATTACAACTTCAACAAAAATTAAAAATAGTTTTGCAACAAACTTCAACTTCAAAAAAGCATCTGGTGTTAAAGCATTGGGTTTAGCGATATTATTAAGCACAGGTTTAAATAGTTTTGCACAGGAAGGTAAAAAGGGGAAAGTAAATATTGGTTTGGTATATCCGGTAAGCACAAACGGAACCCACGCAGCGCTAGATACAAATGTATTTTCTTTAAATGCTTTGGTTGGTGTTTCGGCAGCAGAAAAAGGGCTCTCATTCGCAGGCCTTTCCAATATTGTGCGTAAAAATACAAGCGGTACACAGTTCGCAGGTTTTTCCAATCACATTGGTGGCAAAGCAAGCGGGGCGCAGTTTGCAGGTTTTATCAATACTTACGGTGGTGGAAATGGAGTTGCTATTGCTGGTTTCGCAAATATCTCAAAAGAAAACAGCGGTGTACAGGTAGCCGGTTTTATGAACTGGACTTCGAAAAACGTTTCGATAGTACAGGTTGGAGGTTTTATGAACAAAGCTGCTGATGTAAAAGGATCGCAAATTGCAGGTTTTATCAATGTAGCAAAGAAAGTAAAAGGCGTTCAGCTTGCCGGTTTTATTAACGTGGCCGATAGCAGCGATTATCCGATTGGGATTATCAATATTGTTAAAAACGGTGAGAAAAGTATTGCTTTAACCACCAAC
The nucleotide sequence above comes from Pedobacter riviphilus. Encoded proteins:
- a CDS encoding porin, which codes for MKKILLLAATLTTGFFAKAQEEPKIKVSGYLEAYYGYDFNKSADHNRPGFIYSHNRANEVNLNLGFIKAAYDSGNIRANLAVMAGTYANANLTAEPGVLKNIFEANAGVKLSKTENLWIDAGIFSSHIGFESAVSKDCWVLTRNISSENTPYYESGAKITYGTKDGKFTATALYLNGWQRITRQNGNNKPAGGLQLTWKPTDKITVNYSNYLGTEGADSVRVNRFYHNVYGIFQVTDKFGVTLGFDYGTQQKQKGSDDKNEVISPVAILQYKFAPKWAVAGRFEYYEDKNGVFIATGTPQGFKTKGYSLNLDYSPIANAVVRLEGKAYDSKDKIFAREGAAVNANASLTASIAVSF
- a CDS encoding sensor protein KdpD encodes the protein MEEEQKEESVKHFLDLVKKSRRGKLKIYIGMSAGVGKTYRMLQESHALLRNGVDICIGYVETHKRAETEALVAGLPVIPRRKIFYRGKEIEEMDLKGIINRHPEIVIVDELAHTNAEGSKNTKRWQDVFDLLEAGISVISAVNIQHLESINEEIEQITGIAVTERIPDKILEIADEIVNIDLTADELVTRLKEGKIYDQSKIERALGNFFQSDKILQLRELALKEVVHQVERKIQTEIPKSIKLRPERFLACISSNAETAGVVIRKTARLASYYRSPWIVLYVQSDSESMERIKLDKQRHLINHFKLATELGAEVIKVKSNAITKTIIDIANEKEITTICIGKPHLNIFQVIMRTAVFNGLLKNLAMKDIDLVILS
- a CDS encoding SDR family NAD(P)-dependent oxidoreductase, with protein sequence MDLQLKNKTAFISGSTAGIGFAIAESLLKEGVKVIINGRSQSSVDDAVKSLQGIAGNEFISGIAADFSKADEVSNLIDKLPEIDILINNAGIFEPKAFEEISDEDWFRFFEVNVMSGIRLSRQLFPKMLKKNWGRIIFISSESAVFIPDEMIHYGMTKTAQLAVSRGLAELTQGTEVTVNSILPGPTKSKGVGGFIEDLAKNGNITIAEVEADFFKNMRPTSLLQRFLDVSEIANAVTFYVSPLASGTNGAAIRVEGGLVRSIL